The following is a genomic window from Caproiciproducens sp. CPB-2.
GGCGTTCGGCTCGCCCTCGCAGTGAAACGGCAGCTTGAACATGTCGTCTCCCGCGGAGACGGAAAGCCCAGTGTGTCCGTGGTAGCAGCCCTTGATGGAAATCACCTTTTTCCGTCCGGTCGCGTAACGGGCACTCTTAATGGCGACGTCCACCGCTTCGCCTCCGCAGGTGGAGAAAACGGAATAATTCAGATTCCCGGGGCAGAGCTTTGCCAGCTGTTCCGCCAGCTCCGCTCTTGCAATGGACGGGAAGTGATGGTTCCCGACGTCGAATTCCTCCGTCGCCTGAATCATCGCCCCGATCACCTCGGGGTTGCGGTGTCCCAGATTGTAGGTGCCGCCGTTCAGATGGATGTCGAGAAATTCCGTGCCGTCCATATCCCAGAAGCGGTAGCCCTCCCGTTTTCCCATTACAAGGTCGATCCCCTTTTTATGGAAATCCTCCACCTTGCTGGGGTTCCAGTACTCTCTGCTCTTCTGTAAAATTTCCGCTTTATAATCTGTCATTGTTTTTCCGCCCTTGCTGCAAATTTTTATCGGTCAGTCGTCGTCCAGTACAATTTCTTCCTGAATCTGGTATTTCGGCTCGCGGCCGAACAGGGTCTTCGCGTTGGAAAGGAGCATAACTGCCGTGATGAAAACGATCACGATCGCCGCTATGGCGGTAATGGTGGGATCGAGCTGCTGATTCAGGCCGTCCCAGATTCTCTTCGGAAGGGTCGTGATCTGCACGCCGCAGAGGAACTGCGTCACGATGATCTCGTCGAACGACGTAGCGAAAGCGAACATCGCGCCGGAAAACAGCGCGGATTTGATCATCGGCACGGTCACGCGCAGAAAGGTGAGGAAGCTGTTCGCTCCCAGGCTGCGGGACGCCAGCTCATAGTTCGGGTTCAGGCCGGACAGGCTGGCGAGCGCCGTGCGGATTACAAACGGAACCGCCATCAGGACGTGGGCGATCAGCAGCCCGCTGAAGGTGCCGGAAAGGTTGATTCCCGCTTCGAACCGGTAGACCGCGATGCCGACGATAATGCCGGGCACCAGCATGGGCATCATGAAGGTTTCGATAATGGCGTTTTTGCCCCTGAATTCCGATTTGGAAAGCCCCTCCGCGGCGAGGATTCCCAGAATCAGCGAAAGAATCGTTGTAAGGATCGCCAGCTCAAAGCTGATTTTCAGGGAATTCACCCACTGGGCGTTGCCGAAGAATGCCTGGTACCACTGCGGGGAAAAGCCCGGGGGCGGAAATTCCAGATACCGGGACGAGCTGAATGACATCGGTACGATAATCAGTACCGGCAGGACCAGAAAAAGCATAATCAGAGCTGCGACAATCCATAACATCATCGATGCTCCTCCTTTCTACCACAGTTTTTCCACATGCATAATTTTTTTGGACAGGAACAGAATGATATACGTCAGAACCAGAAGCACAACGGAAATAGAGGAAGCGAACGGCCAGTTCATCAGCTTGTTGATCTGTGCCTGTATGGTCTGCGAAATCATCACGTTTTTGGTTCCGCCCAGCAGGGAAGGGGTGATGTAGTAGCCGATACTGCTGACGAAAACGATGATCGAGCCGCAGGAAACGCCGGGCATGCTGAGCGGTACGAAAACCCGGAAGAAGGTATAGCCCTTTTTCGCCCCCAGCGTGCGGGAAGCCAGAATCAGATTGCGGTCGATTCCCTGCATCACGGGGTAAAGCGAAAGAATCATGTAGGGAAGAA
Proteins encoded in this region:
- a CDS encoding ABC transporter permease, producing MMLWIVAALIMLFLVLPVLIIVPMSFSSSRYLEFPPPGFSPQWYQAFFGNAQWVNSLKISFELAILTTILSLILGILAAEGLSKSEFRGKNAIIETFMMPMLVPGIIVGIAVYRFEAGINLSGTFSGLLIAHVLMAVPFVIRTALASLSGLNPNYELASRSLGANSFLTFLRVTVPMIKSALFSGAMFAFATSFDEIIVTQFLCGVQITTLPKRIWDGLNQQLDPTITAIAAIVIVFITAVMLLSNAKTLFGREPKYQIQEEIVLDDD